In Ahaetulla prasina isolate Xishuangbanna chromosome 6, ASM2864084v1, whole genome shotgun sequence, a single window of DNA contains:
- the LOC131201341 gene encoding uncharacterized protein LOC131201341 translates to EEEKEEEEEEEEEEEEEEEEEEEEEEEEEEERRRRKKEKEKERKRRR, encoded by the exons gaggaggaaaaagaggaggaggaggaggaggaggaggaagaagaagaggaggaggaggag gaggaggaggaggaggaggaagaagaagaagagaggaggaggaggaagaaagagaaagaaaaggagaggaagaggaggagg